A region of the Egibacteraceae bacterium genome:
CCACCCGGTAGACTGGCCGCTTCCCGGGCCTCCGCGCCCCGTTTCTTCCTGTTCCCGCACATCGTGTTCCCTCACATCGAGAGCTGCCTGTGGCCAACATCGCCAGTCAGATCAAGCGCAACCGCCAGAACGAGAGCCACCGCCGGCGCAACAAGGCGGTGCGCAGCTCGCTGAAGACGCACCTGAAGCAGTTCGGCGCCGCCGCCGCCGAGGGTGACCGCGCCAACGCCGAGCAGCGCTTCGCCGCCGCGGCCCGCCAGCTCGACAAGGCGGCGAGCAAGGGCGTGGTGCACCGCAACTACGCCGCCAACCACAAGTCGCGGATGGCCAAGCGCCTCCAGTCGCTGTAGGTCGGCTTGGCTGCTGAGAGCGCCCCGGCGGGAGCCGCGGCGCCGCCCGAGCTGCAGATCGAGCGCTACGCCGGCGTGGTCTTCGACCTCGACGGAGTCATCTACCTGGCCGAGACCCTCGTGCCGGGGGCCGTCGAGACCGTGGCCGCGGTGCGCGCCGGCGGGCGCGCCGTCGCGTTCGTGACCAACAACGCCTCGCGCACCCCCGAGGAGGTCGCCGAGAAGCTGTCCGGCATGGGCGTGCCCGCCACCGTGGACGAGGTCGTCACGTCCTCGCAGGCCGCCGCCCGCCTCGTCGAGCCGGGGACCCGCTGCCTGGTCGTCGGCGCCGACGGGCTCCGGACCGTCCTGGCGCGCCGCGACTGCACGTTCACCCACGACCCCGACGAGGCCGAGACGGTCGTCGTGGGCTTCACCCCCGACCTGGTCTGGGACGACCTGCGCCGCGCGACGCTGGCCCTGCGCCGCGGCGCGCGCTACATCGCCACCAACGCCGACGTGGCCTTCCCGTCACCGGACGGGCTCGTGCCCGGCAACGGCGCGATCGTCGCCGCGCTCAACGCCGCGTCCGGGCGCACCCCGGAGATCGCCGGCAAGCCCTACCCCGCGCTGTTCGAGGCCGTCATCGAGCGCCTGCCTGACGGCTTGCTGCTGATGGTGGGCGACCGACCCGACACCGACATCGCCGGGGCGCACGCCCTCGGCTGGGACACCGTCCTGGTGCTGTCCGGCGTCACGAGCCGCGACGAGACCGCCGGGCTTGACCCGGCGCCCACCTACATCCTCGACAGCGTCGCCGACCTGCTGGCATGACCGCCTGACCGCTCGACCGCCCACGGACCCATCCCGGAGGCGGTCGTTGTGCGCGGGTGTGCGGCCCGGCCAGACCACCACCACCACGGTGGTCGCGTGGCCCGGCGACTCCCCCGGACGTGCGGTTGGGACCGCAACCGCCGCGTCCGATTCCCGCCAGCGCACCCCCGGCTGGTTCTGGTACCACTAGGCCATGCACGACGACTTCGATGCCTGCTACCGGGCGGTGGCCAGCCGCGACGCCCGCTTCGACGGGCGCTTCTTCACCGGGGTGACCTCGACCGGCATCTACTGTCGGCCGGTGTGCCCGGCGCGCACGCCGGCACGGCGCAACGTGCGGTTCTTCGCCTGCGCCGCCGCCGCCCAGGAGGCGGGGTTCCGCGCGTGCCGGCGCTGCCGACCGGAGACCGCACCGGACGCACCGGGCTGGGACGTCCGCGCCGATCTCGTCGGGCGGGGGCTGGCCGCGATCCGCGACGGCGTGGTGGACGCCGAGGGGATCCCCGGCCTGGCCCGCCGCCTGGCGGTCAGCCGGCGCCACCTGCACCGCGTGTTCGTCGCCGAGCTCGGCGCCGGCCCGCTGGCGGTCGCCCGCACGCAGCGGGCGCAGCGGGCGCGGCTGCTGCTCGACGAGGACCTGCCCCTGACCGACGTGGCCTTCTGCGCCGGGTACGCGAGCATCCGCCAGTTCAACGCCTCGATGCGCGCGGCCTTCGGGGCGACGCCCACGGAGCTGCGGCGCTCCTCGACACGGGGCGCCCGCCCGGCGGCCCTGCGCCTGCGGCTGCCCGTCGTCGCCCCGCTCGACGCCGGGGCGCTGCTCGGCTTCCTCGCCACGCGCGCCGTGGCGGGGGTCGAGGACGTCGTCGACGGGGTCTACCGGCGCACCGTGGGCGACAGCGTCGTCGAGCTGGCCGTCGGTGGCGGCGCGGCGCGGTTGGTCGTGCGGCTGGGGCCGGCGGCCGACCTCGCGGGCATCGTGCGCGGGGTGCGGGCCCTCGCCGACCTCGACACGGACCCGGCCGCGGTCGGCGCGGTGCTCGGGGGCGACCCACTACTCGCGCCCATGGTCGCCGCCCGTCCCGGCCTGCGGGTGCCGGGCAGCGTCGACGGGTTCGAGTGCGCCGTGCGCGCCGTGCTCGGCCAGCAGGTGTCGGTGGCCGGGGCGATCACCCTCGCCACCCGGCTGGTGCGCCGTCACGGCCAGGCGCTGGCGGCCCCCGACGGCACCTTGACGCACCGCTTCCCCACCCCGGAGGCACTCACCGATGCCGACCTCTCCGGCCTGGGCATCACCGGCACGCGCATCCAGGCGCTGCGGGCGCTGGCCTCGGCGGTCGCCACCGGTGACCTGGTGCTGGACGGGCGCGGGGACCACGCCGCGGTGACCGCCCGCCTGCAGGCGCTGCCCGGCTTCGGGCCGTGGACCGCCGGGTACGTCGCGATGCGCGCGCTGCGCGACCCCGACGCCCTGCCGGTGGGCGACCTCGGGCTGCGCCGCGCACTGGAGGCGCGTGAGGGCGCCAGCACGCCAGCCGATCTGGCGACCCGGGCCGAGGCGTGGCGCCCCTGGCGGGCCTACGCGGCGATGCACCTGTGGACCGCGGACGCGGCCCCCCGTTCCACGGCGGTGAGCGCATGATGACCACGCCGCCCGTGACCCAGTCGTATCCGGCTCAGCATCCAGGGCGGTCGCTGCGGGCCCGCCCCCCCCACACCCGGCACAGCGGAGAATCGCCTCCGCAGGCGCTCCGGCGATTCACGTCTCAGGAGGAGCGATGACCACGCTGCAGACGACGATCCTGTCCACCCCGGCCGGCGCGTTCACCGCGCTGCACGACGGCGACGGCGTCCTCGCCGCTGGCTTCACCACCGACCCCGCGGCGCTGCGCCGACTCCTGCCGGCGGTGCGGCGCGACGACCCGGTGGCCGTCGAGACGCACCCCGGGGCGGTGGCGACCGCCCTGGCGGCCTACTTCGCCGGCGACCTGGCCGCCATCGACGACGTGGCGGTGGCGGCGACCGGGACCGCCTATCAGCAGCGCGCGTGGGCGGCGCTGCGGGCGCTGCCCCCCGGCGCGCCGGTGTCCTACGCGCAGCTCGCGGCGCGCACCGGCTCGCCGACGGCGGCACGTGCGGCTGG
Encoded here:
- a CDS encoding HAD-IIA family hydrolase, with translation MAAESAPAGAAAPPELQIERYAGVVFDLDGVIYLAETLVPGAVETVAAVRAGGRAVAFVTNNASRTPEEVAEKLSGMGVPATVDEVVTSSQAAARLVEPGTRCLVVGADGLRTVLARRDCTFTHDPDEAETVVVGFTPDLVWDDLRRATLALRRGARYIATNADVAFPSPDGLVPGNGAIVAALNAASGRTPEIAGKPYPALFEAVIERLPDGLLLMVGDRPDTDIAGAHALGWDTVLVLSGVTSRDETAGLDPAPTYILDSVADLLA
- the rpsT gene encoding 30S ribosomal protein S20, with the translated sequence MANIASQIKRNRQNESHRRRNKAVRSSLKTHLKQFGAAAAEGDRANAEQRFAAAARQLDKAASKGVVHRNYAANHKSRMAKRLQSL
- a CDS encoding methylated-DNA--[protein]-cysteine S-methyltransferase, whose product is MTTLQTTILSTPAGAFTALHDGDGVLAAGFTTDPAALRRLLPAVRRDDPVAVETHPGAVATALAAYFAGDLAAIDDVAVAATGTAYQQRAWAALRALPPGAPVSYAQLAARTGSPTAARAAGSACGRNPTAVVVPCHRVVRGDGALGGFAWGLEAKRWLLDHERRHLASATPASPPTRPRAPVRRQPAGPRS
- a CDS encoding Ada metal-binding domain-containing protein gives rise to the protein MHDDFDACYRAVASRDARFDGRFFTGVTSTGIYCRPVCPARTPARRNVRFFACAAAAQEAGFRACRRCRPETAPDAPGWDVRADLVGRGLAAIRDGVVDAEGIPGLARRLAVSRRHLHRVFVAELGAGPLAVARTQRAQRARLLLDEDLPLTDVAFCAGYASIRQFNASMRAAFGATPTELRRSSTRGARPAALRLRLPVVAPLDAGALLGFLATRAVAGVEDVVDGVYRRTVGDSVVELAVGGGAARLVVRLGPAADLAGIVRGVRALADLDTDPAAVGAVLGGDPLLAPMVAARPGLRVPGSVDGFECAVRAVLGQQVSVAGAITLATRLVRRHGQALAAPDGTLTHRFPTPEALTDADLSGLGITGTRIQALRALASAVATGDLVLDGRGDHAAVTARLQALPGFGPWTAGYVAMRALRDPDALPVGDLGLRRALEAREGASTPADLATRAEAWRPWRAYAAMHLWTADAAPRSTAVSA